The following are encoded in a window of Prochlorococcus marinus str. MIT 1013 genomic DNA:
- a CDS encoding nuclease, whose product MNKYLTNILILIISFCCFYSEVDAAQILQVTSSSVLLIGDHNRTYTVKLACTEISTDLEVKAVKWLKEQLPRHTKVNLKPKGSVNGVLVAKVIPFDSNIDISEQYINEGLATNKC is encoded by the coding sequence ATGAATAAATATCTTACAAATATTTTAATATTAATAATTTCTTTTTGTTGTTTTTATTCGGAAGTTGATGCAGCTCAAATTTTGCAAGTGACTAGTTCGTCTGTTTTATTGATTGGAGATCATAATCGTACCTATACTGTGAAATTAGCATGTACAGAAATCAGTACTGATTTAGAAGTGAAAGCTGTTAAGTGGCTCAAAGAGCAACTGCCAAGACATACAAAAGTAAATTTAAAACCTAAAGGGTCTGTCAATGGTGTCCTTGTCGCTAAAGTTATTCCTTTTGATAGTAATATTGACATAAGTGAGCAATATATAAATGAAGGCTTAGCAACAAATAAATGCTAA
- a CDS encoding site-specific integrase, which yields MDENQKLLDINQDLESKGINLRIEKRGKVLNIRGSLPDKKSHNLSKIQRISLKLPHNIEGLEEARKAIELIDFQLKKNQFRWSNWIKGKAISSTNTNKTVISNEIESFKRQFFSDTSRSKSPAGRISTWQSAYKPYLNRLIKISHKSTLKLNEELLVKILLSYKENSRSRQQCGIALSSLAKHLKLELPESWKQLQSGYGIHESNFRELPSDEKIINSFKLIPNPKWRFVFGLMATYGLRNHEVFFCDLSCLKKGGDKILRVFPNTKTGEHQVWPFHPEWVGLFALDNITDTSDLLPDIKTDLKETTLQHIGRRVSEQFRRYKISFTPYDLRHAWAVRTILIGLPNTVAAKMMGHSVSIHTKTYHHWITRRDQQIAVDSALSRVNY from the coding sequence ATGGACGAGAATCAAAAGTTACTAGATATCAACCAAGACCTTGAATCAAAGGGAATCAATCTAAGAATTGAGAAAAGGGGTAAAGTTCTAAATATTCGCGGTTCTTTGCCAGATAAGAAATCTCATAATCTTTCTAAAATTCAAAGAATAAGTCTTAAACTTCCACACAATATTGAAGGTCTAGAAGAGGCAAGAAAAGCTATAGAATTAATTGATTTTCAACTTAAAAAAAATCAATTCCGGTGGTCTAATTGGATTAAAGGGAAAGCCATCTCATCAACAAATACCAATAAAACAGTAATAAGCAATGAAATAGAAAGTTTTAAAAGACAATTTTTTTCTGATACATCAAGGAGCAAATCACCAGCTGGAAGGATTAGCACTTGGCAATCTGCTTACAAACCATATTTGAACAGATTAATAAAAATAAGTCATAAATCTACTCTTAAATTAAACGAGGAGCTTTTAGTAAAAATCCTTTTAAGTTACAAAGAAAATTCAAGGAGCAGACAACAATGTGGAATTGCTTTAAGTTCTTTAGCTAAACACCTTAAATTGGAGCTTCCTGAGAGCTGGAAACAACTTCAAAGTGGTTATGGAATACACGAATCAAATTTCAGAGAATTACCTAGTGATGAAAAAATTATTAATAGCTTTAAATTAATACCAAATCCAAAATGGAGATTTGTTTTTGGGTTAATGGCAACCTATGGTCTTAGAAATCATGAAGTCTTTTTTTGTGACTTATCTTGTTTAAAAAAAGGTGGGGATAAAATACTACGAGTTTTCCCAAATACAAAAACAGGAGAACATCAAGTTTGGCCCTTTCATCCTGAATGGGTTGGTTTATTTGCCCTAGACAACATAACTGATACTTCTGATTTACTCCCAGATATCAAAACAGATCTAAAAGAGACAACTCTTCAACATATAGGAAGAAGAGTATCTGAACAATTTAGAAGATATAAAATATCTTTTACCCCCTATGATTTAAGACATGCATGGGCAGTCAGGACAATCTTAATAGGCCTACCAAATACTGTAGCTGCAAAAATGATGGGACACTCAGTGTCAATACATACAAAAACCTATCATCATTGGATAACAAGAAGAGATCAGCAAATTGCTGTTGATAGTGCTCTATCTAGAGTCAACTATTAG
- a CDS encoding transaldolase codes for MESLLNQLSTMTVVVADTGDLEAIKKFHPRDATTNPSLILAAAQIPAYQSLIDQALTTSREMLGASASNTNVVKEAMDELCVVFGKEILKLIPGRVSTEVDARLSFDTDATVAKARKIIAKYNQDGISNDRVLIKIASTWEGIKAAEVLEKENIHCNLTLLFNFYQAVACAEAGVTLISPFVGRILDWYKSATGRDSYPATEDPGVVSVTKIFNYFKSNGYKTEVMGASFRNIDEITELAGCDLLTISPKLLQQLNETYSDLPIKLNAQKPLVIEETIHLDQTSFELMMAGDKMATEKLDEGISGFSKAIDKLENQLNERLELIEGGLALTL; via the coding sequence ATGGAATCCCTTCTTAATCAGTTATCTACAATGACTGTGGTAGTTGCTGATACTGGTGATCTTGAAGCGATCAAAAAATTTCATCCCAGAGACGCTACAACAAATCCTTCTTTAATTCTGGCGGCCGCACAAATACCTGCTTATCAAAGTTTGATTGACCAAGCACTTACTACTTCAAGAGAAATGTTAGGAGCCAGTGCCTCCAATACTAATGTTGTAAAGGAAGCTATGGATGAACTTTGTGTTGTCTTCGGTAAAGAGATTTTGAAATTAATTCCAGGCCGTGTTTCAACAGAGGTTGACGCAAGACTAAGTTTTGATACTGATGCCACTGTTGCAAAAGCAAGGAAAATAATTGCTAAATATAATCAGGATGGAATTTCTAATGATCGGGTTTTAATAAAAATCGCTTCTACTTGGGAGGGGATAAAAGCCGCTGAGGTATTAGAAAAAGAGAATATTCATTGCAACCTAACTTTATTGTTTAATTTTTATCAAGCAGTTGCTTGTGCTGAGGCAGGTGTAACGCTTATTTCACCTTTTGTTGGAAGGATTTTAGATTGGTATAAATCTGCTACAGGAAGAGATTCTTATCCAGCGACTGAAGATCCTGGGGTCGTTTCTGTTACTAAAATATTTAATTACTTCAAGTCAAATGGTTATAAAACAGAGGTCATGGGAGCAAGTTTTAGAAATATAGATGAAATAACCGAGCTTGCAGGATGTGATTTATTAACGATTTCTCCTAAATTACTTCAGCAACTTAATGAAACATATTCGGACTTGCCAATAAAGTTAAATGCACAAAAACCTTTAGTTATTGAAGAGACAATTCATTTAGATCAGACATCTTTTGAACTAATGATGGCTGGAGATAAAATGGCTACGGAAAAACTTGATGAAGGAATTAGCGGTTTTAGTAAAGCAATTGATAAATTAGAAAATCAACTGAACGAAAGACTAGAGTTGATTGAAGGAGGTCTTGCCCTAACTCTTTGA
- the hemH gene encoding ferrochelatase, with product MARVGVLLLNLGGPERIKDVGPFLYNLFSDPEIIRLPVRAFQKPLAWLISLLRSNKSQEAYRSIGGGSPLRRITEQQARELQSYLRNIGIDATTYVAMRYWHPFTESAVADMKADGVSEVVVLPLYPHFSISTSGSSFRELKRLKDGDSEFAELSIRCIRSWFDHPAYVSSIAELIKKQIIACDLPQEAHVFFTAHGVPKSYVEEAGDPYQDQIENCSLLIIDQLENSLGFSNSFSLAYQSRVGPEEWLKPYTEEVLEKLGKSGVKELVVVPISFVSEHIETLQEIDIEYKEIAQKNGIVNFKRVPALDTYPLFIEGLADLVSSCLNGEGVSLEEASKLPERVKLYPQEKWQWGWNNSSEVWNGRVAMIVFLCFFMELIIGGGPLHKIGLL from the coding sequence ATGGCTCGGGTTGGTGTCCTCTTATTAAATCTCGGAGGTCCTGAGAGGATTAAGGACGTGGGACCATTTTTGTATAATTTATTTTCTGATCCAGAGATAATTCGTTTACCAGTGCGTGCTTTTCAAAAACCACTGGCTTGGCTTATAAGCTTATTGAGAAGTAATAAATCACAAGAGGCTTATAGATCGATTGGAGGCGGATCACCTTTACGCCGTATTACCGAGCAACAGGCAAGAGAACTCCAGAGTTATCTGAGAAATATAGGAATAGACGCTACAACATATGTTGCAATGAGGTATTGGCATCCATTCACTGAGTCAGCCGTAGCGGATATGAAGGCTGACGGTGTTAGCGAAGTTGTTGTTTTACCGCTTTATCCCCATTTTTCAATAAGTACAAGTGGATCCAGTTTTAGAGAATTGAAAAGGTTAAAAGATGGTGACTCTGAGTTTGCAGAATTATCAATTCGTTGTATTCGTAGTTGGTTTGATCATCCAGCCTATGTTTCTTCAATAGCTGAATTAATAAAGAAACAAATCATAGCTTGTGATTTACCCCAAGAGGCTCACGTTTTTTTTACTGCACATGGTGTTCCTAAAAGCTATGTAGAAGAAGCCGGTGATCCTTATCAAGATCAAATAGAGAACTGTTCGCTTTTGATTATTGACCAGCTTGAAAATTCTCTTGGTTTTAGCAATTCATTTTCACTTGCTTATCAAAGCAGAGTGGGGCCAGAAGAGTGGTTAAAACCATATACCGAAGAAGTATTAGAAAAACTAGGAAAATCCGGCGTTAAGGAACTTGTCGTGGTCCCAATAAGTTTTGTGAGTGAGCATATTGAAACTCTCCAAGAGATTGATATTGAGTACAAAGAAATTGCTCAGAAAAATGGAATTGTTAATTTTAAAAGAGTTCCAGCTCTTGATACCTATCCGTTGTTTATTGAAGGATTGGCCGATCTAGTTTCTTCTTGCTTGAACGGCGAGGGGGTTAGTTTGGAGGAAGCATCAAAATTGCCAGAAAGAGTAAAACTTTATCCTCAAGAGAAATGGCAATGGGGTTGGAATAACAGCTCTGAAGTCTGGAATGGAAGAGTTGCAATGATTGTTTTTCTTTGTTTTTTTATGGAATTAATAATTGGGGGTGGACCTTTACACAAAATAGGTTTGCTGTAA
- the pyrH gene encoding UMP kinase — translation MKYSRALIKLSGEALMGEKPYGIDPEIVQSIANDVSKVVENGTQIAIVVGGGNIFRGLKGSAAGMDRATADYVGMLATVMNAITLQDGLERAGVPTRVQSAIDMQQIAEPYIRRRAIRHLEKGRVVVFGGGCGNPFFTTDTTAALRAAEINAEVVFKATKVDGVYDRDPKKFSNAVKYENLTFQDVLANEIGVMDSTAIALCKDNKIPIVVFNIFQPGNISKAISGEPIGSRISNSS, via the coding sequence ATGAAATACTCTAGAGCACTTATAAAACTCAGTGGTGAAGCTCTTATGGGAGAAAAACCTTATGGAATTGATCCTGAAATTGTCCAATCTATTGCCAATGATGTTTCAAAAGTGGTTGAAAATGGCACGCAAATAGCAATTGTTGTTGGCGGTGGAAATATTTTTAGAGGTCTAAAAGGATCCGCCGCTGGAATGGATAGAGCTACAGCTGACTATGTCGGAATGCTTGCAACCGTAATGAATGCAATCACACTTCAAGATGGATTAGAAAGAGCTGGAGTACCCACAAGAGTTCAATCTGCCATTGATATGCAACAGATTGCAGAACCATACATAAGAAGAAGAGCAATAAGACATCTTGAGAAAGGGAGGGTAGTAGTTTTTGGAGGTGGATGCGGCAATCCATTTTTTACAACTGATACCACTGCGGCTCTTAGGGCCGCTGAAATTAACGCAGAAGTTGTTTTCAAAGCTACAAAAGTTGATGGAGTTTATGATCGAGATCCAAAAAAATTCTCTAATGCTGTCAAATATGAAAATCTTACCTTTCAAGATGTATTAGCCAACGAAATTGGAGTAATGGATAGCACTGCTATTGCTCTTTGCAAAGATAATAAAATACCAATAGTAGTTTTCAATATTTTCCAGCCTGGGAATATATCAAAGGCTATTTCTGGAGAACCAATTGGATCTAGAATATCTAATTCTAGTTAA
- the cobO gene encoding cob(I)yrinic acid a,c-diamide adenosyltransferase, giving the protein MKDKISKEDSRLNKLDKSAEQIGMGGNLISNINEEKYRERMKKRKEVQTQRLKERNKEKGLIIINTGQGKGKTTAALGMGLRTIGHNHKVAIIQFIKGGWEPGESLALKIFGEKLEFHACGEGFTWETQDRNKDINLVKSSWKKAVSYIKDPNYKLIILDEIIVAIKLGYIDEDEIIKGINLRPELTHVVLTGRGASEKLIDSADLVTEMKLIHHPFREQGVKAQEGIEY; this is encoded by the coding sequence ATGAAAGATAAAATCTCTAAAGAAGATTCAAGACTTAATAAACTAGATAAGAGTGCAGAGCAAATAGGAATGGGTGGTAATTTAATATCAAATATTAACGAAGAAAAATATCGAGAAAGGATGAAAAAAAGGAAAGAAGTTCAAACACAAAGATTAAAAGAAAGAAATAAAGAAAAAGGTCTTATAATAATTAATACTGGACAAGGCAAAGGTAAAACCACAGCAGCTCTTGGGATGGGATTAAGAACTATTGGTCATAACCACAAAGTTGCAATAATACAATTTATAAAAGGTGGTTGGGAACCAGGTGAGTCATTAGCTTTGAAAATATTTGGGGAAAAATTGGAGTTTCATGCATGTGGTGAAGGGTTTACATGGGAAACACAAGATAGAAATAAAGATATAAATTTAGTTAAGTCAAGCTGGAAAAAGGCGGTCTCTTATATTAAAGACCCAAATTATAAACTTATAATTTTAGACGAGATCATTGTTGCAATAAAACTTGGATATATAGATGAAGATGAAATTATAAAGGGCATAAATTTGCGCCCAGAGCTTACACATGTAGTCTTGACCGGAAGAGGAGCTTCAGAAAAATTAATCGATTCAGCTGATCTTGTGACAGAAATGAAATTAATCCACCATCCCTTTAGAGAGCAGGGAGTAAAAGCACAAGAAGGGATTGAATATTAA
- the ilvB gene encoding biosynthetic-type acetolactate synthase large subunit: MTLTSSPNQIGDSGTQTKNEISGADALMDSLRRHGVDTIFGYPGGAILPIYDAVFKAEQEGWLKHILVRHEQGGTHAADGFARATGKVGVCFGTSGPGATNLVTGIATAQMDSVPLVVITGQVPRPAIGTDAFQETDIFGITLPIVKHSWVVRDPSEIAKVVAQAFLIASSGRPGPVLIDIPKDVGQEMFQYLPVEPGSIKPPGFELPFAPEHKAISAALDLIENAEKPLLYVGGGVISSGAHETLAAIANRYQIPVTTTLMGKGAFDEREPLSVGMLGMHGTAYANFAVTECDLLIAIGARFDDRVTGKLDTFAPKAKVIHFEIDPAEINKNRLVEVSVLGDVGISLVKLLDLSNQRKTNPRTSNWLNKIKKWKSDFPLIIPPKEGEIYPQEVLIALRDLAEDAYITTDVGQHQMWAAQYLLNGPRQWISSAGLGTMGFGMPAAMGVKVALPKEQVICIAGDASILMNIQELGTIAQYKLNLKVIIINNHWQGMVRQWQESFYDERYSASNMSVGEPDFISLSKAFGIEGIVISERDNLIPELQKALSNEGPVLVNVNVRKGENCYPMVPPGKSNAQMVGIPELKK; this comes from the coding sequence GTGACCCTGACTTCTTCGCCTAATCAAATAGGAGATTCAGGAACACAAACTAAAAATGAGATATCAGGAGCTGATGCCTTGATGGATTCTCTTCGTAGGCATGGCGTAGATACTATTTTTGGTTATCCAGGAGGAGCAATTCTCCCAATATATGATGCGGTTTTTAAAGCAGAGCAAGAGGGGTGGTTAAAACATATTCTTGTTCGACATGAGCAAGGTGGAACTCATGCCGCAGATGGTTTTGCTAGAGCGACTGGAAAAGTAGGTGTTTGTTTTGGTACATCAGGACCTGGAGCTACAAATCTAGTCACAGGAATAGCCACTGCTCAGATGGATTCTGTACCTCTTGTCGTCATAACTGGACAAGTCCCTAGACCAGCTATTGGTACTGATGCTTTTCAAGAAACAGATATTTTTGGGATAACACTTCCAATTGTTAAACATTCATGGGTCGTAAGAGATCCATCTGAAATTGCCAAAGTTGTAGCTCAAGCTTTTCTTATTGCCTCATCGGGTAGACCTGGACCTGTTTTGATTGACATACCAAAAGATGTTGGACAAGAGATGTTTCAATATCTTCCTGTCGAGCCTGGTTCAATAAAGCCACCAGGTTTTGAACTACCATTTGCGCCAGAACATAAAGCCATAAGTGCAGCCTTAGATTTAATTGAAAATGCTGAGAAACCACTACTTTACGTTGGCGGGGGTGTTATTTCTTCTGGGGCACATGAGACTCTGGCGGCGATTGCTAATAGATATCAAATACCCGTAACAACAACTTTGATGGGAAAAGGCGCGTTTGATGAACGTGAGCCTTTATCAGTTGGGATGCTTGGTATGCATGGAACAGCTTATGCCAACTTTGCTGTGACTGAATGTGATTTGTTGATTGCAATTGGAGCAAGATTTGATGACAGAGTTACAGGTAAATTAGATACTTTCGCTCCTAAAGCAAAAGTAATTCATTTTGAGATTGATCCTGCTGAAATAAATAAAAATAGATTAGTTGAAGTTTCCGTATTAGGTGATGTTGGGATTAGCCTTGTTAAGTTATTAGATCTCAGTAATCAACGGAAAACAAATCCAAGAACTTCTAACTGGCTTAACAAAATTAAAAAGTGGAAAAGTGATTTTCCATTGATAATTCCTCCTAAAGAAGGAGAAATTTATCCACAGGAAGTATTAATTGCGTTAAGAGATTTGGCCGAAGATGCTTACATTACAACTGATGTTGGACAACATCAGATGTGGGCAGCTCAATATTTGTTGAATGGACCAAGACAATGGATTAGCAGTGCTGGACTTGGAACAATGGGTTTTGGAATGCCCGCTGCAATGGGAGTTAAAGTTGCTTTACCTAAGGAGCAAGTAATTTGTATCGCCGGTGATGCAAGTATCCTCATGAACATTCAGGAGCTTGGAACTATTGCTCAATACAAGTTGAATTTAAAAGTAATAATCATCAACAATCATTGGCAAGGGATGGTTAGGCAATGGCAAGAAAGTTTTTATGATGAACGATATTCGGCATCTAACATGTCTGTTGGGGAACCTGACTTTATTTCTCTATCTAAGGCTTTTGGGATTGAGGGCATTGTAATTTCAGAAAGAGACAATCTAATCCCTGAACTTCAGAAAGCATTGTCGAATGAAGGACCAGTTCTTGTTAATGTAAATGTAAGAAAAGGTGAAAATTGTTACCCCATGGTGCCACCAGGGAAAAGTAATGCTCAAATGGTTGGTATACCTGAGCTTAAGAAATAA
- a CDS encoding NAD(P)/FAD-dependent oxidoreductase: protein MTILDVAIIGGGASGTTTAFHLASKSKNVCILEKNIPSQERICGGGMSAAVQNWFPFELLPIVDEVITSVEFSWCNTDKVVAELSGSSPFWIVKREKLDSFLLDQALNSGCNLLTTFNVVDVKKRSNIWQITALDGRQVEAKAVVIADGSQSPWPKFFGLGPNQQKFASTFSGRIKRKGSLRSETARFEFGLVKNGFAWAFPLNNEVNIGIGTFLDNKNSMPVNEILKSFLPDLGFDPSEVIGHEKKLKVWNGHCKLNREGILLVGDAASLSDPFLAEGLRPALMSGFEAAKNLSYWLDGEVNCLDAYTKTIQRNWGNSMAWGKRISQVFYRFPKVGYQLGVKRPTAPKRIAQILSGEMSYEDIAKRVIKRLLFQNSSSKS from the coding sequence TTGACCATTTTAGATGTTGCCATAATTGGAGGAGGAGCATCAGGAACTACTACCGCATTTCATCTGGCTAGTAAAAGTAAAAATGTATGTATTCTTGAAAAAAACATTCCCTCTCAAGAAAGAATCTGCGGTGGTGGGATGTCTGCTGCAGTGCAAAATTGGTTTCCTTTTGAACTTCTACCAATAGTTGATGAAGTAATAACATCTGTAGAGTTTAGTTGGTGCAATACCGACAAAGTGGTCGCTGAGCTTTCTGGGTCTTCTCCTTTTTGGATAGTCAAACGTGAAAAGCTTGATTCATTCCTATTAGATCAAGCACTAAATTCTGGTTGTAATTTATTGACTACTTTTAATGTAGTCGATGTAAAAAAAAGATCTAATATATGGCAAATTACCGCTCTTGATGGGAGACAAGTAGAAGCAAAAGCAGTTGTTATTGCTGATGGATCTCAATCACCATGGCCTAAATTTTTTGGTTTAGGACCAAATCAACAAAAATTTGCATCGACTTTCTCAGGAAGAATTAAAAGGAAGGGAAGTTTAAGGAGTGAAACGGCTAGATTCGAATTTGGCTTGGTAAAGAATGGTTTTGCATGGGCCTTTCCATTAAACAATGAAGTAAATATTGGGATAGGAACTTTTCTAGATAATAAAAATTCAATGCCAGTTAATGAAATACTTAAATCCTTTCTTCCTGATTTAGGTTTTGATCCTTCTGAAGTAATTGGTCATGAAAAAAAATTAAAAGTATGGAATGGCCACTGTAAATTAAACAGAGAAGGAATTCTTTTAGTTGGAGATGCCGCCTCATTATCTGATCCCTTTTTAGCAGAAGGATTAAGGCCCGCTTTAATGAGTGGATTTGAAGCTGCAAAAAACCTTAGTTATTGGCTGGATGGAGAAGTCAATTGTTTAGATGCATATACAAAAACAATACAAAGAAATTGGGGGAATTCGATGGCTTGGGGTAAAAGAATTTCTCAAGTTTTTTATCGTTTCCCTAAAGTTGGATACCAATTAGGCGTAAAAAGACCTACTGCCCCGAAAAGAATTGCACAAATCCTCTCAGGTGAGATGAGTTATGAAGACATCGCAAAAAGAGTAATCAAGAGATTACTCTTTCAAAATTCAAGCTCAAAGAGTTAG
- a CDS encoding peptidoglycan D,D-transpeptidase FtsI family protein, whose translation MRSINSRKTRKSFKLKTLSPLAQSRFRIVFLLLCFGLGGLFFRIGWLQLFQANQLRSLARQVQTEQKTPLGTRRSILDRNGKLVAIDEKRFKVWAHPRYFNFPGDSLGTVRKPVEVAKLLSKPLSKSVDEILDTLGNFSSGVKLAEGLRPEKANKIKQLGISGIDLEVYPQRLYPYGSLFANVVGFLDLDRRPQAGLELSLDRDLKRLEKASLIRRGADGTPLPVGVQRGVFDEDQLSLQLTLDVRLQEVAVKEISNQVKKWNAKKGVVIVMDIDTGELLALASTPTYDPNKYWDYSPSLFKEWSVQELFEPGSTFKPINLALALEEGVITPNGEVNDDGLVTVGGWPLSNWDRKPNGILTFPEVLQVSSNVGMVKIMNKLNASNYWQWLRRLGIDEIPETDLPGAVSGQIKSKQTFVNQPIEPAVASFGQGFSITPLKLAQLHALIANGGRLVTPHITKGLKGDYESYFNTPSESKQVLSPEVTNTVLGWMETVVSFYDESGIEVNVPGYRIGGKTGTAQKSQDGFNYNSKICSFVASLPIDDPRYVVLAVIDEPQRPNAYGSTVALPVAKKIIETLLVIEKIPPSISKKEHLAIKS comes from the coding sequence ATGAGAAGTATTAATTCTAGAAAGACGAGAAAGTCATTTAAGTTGAAAACTCTTTCGCCTTTAGCGCAGTCAAGATTTAGAATTGTTTTCCTTCTATTATGCTTTGGACTTGGAGGCCTTTTTTTTAGAATAGGTTGGTTGCAATTATTTCAGGCTAATCAATTAAGATCTCTAGCTCGTCAAGTTCAAACAGAACAAAAGACCCCTCTTGGAACACGTAGATCTATCTTGGATAGAAATGGAAAGCTTGTCGCAATAGATGAGAAACGTTTTAAGGTTTGGGCACATCCCAGATATTTTAATTTCCCTGGTGATTCATTGGGGACAGTGCGTAAACCAGTCGAGGTAGCAAAACTTCTTTCCAAACCATTATCTAAAAGTGTTGACGAAATTTTAGACACATTAGGAAATTTTTCTTCAGGGGTAAAACTGGCAGAGGGATTAAGACCTGAGAAGGCTAATAAAATTAAGCAACTTGGAATAAGTGGTATTGATTTGGAGGTGTATCCTCAAAGGCTTTATCCTTATGGATCCCTTTTCGCTAATGTAGTTGGTTTTTTGGATCTGGATAGAAGGCCTCAGGCTGGATTAGAATTAAGTTTAGATAGAGATCTCAAACGTCTTGAGAAAGCCAGCTTAATCAGAAGAGGAGCAGATGGAACACCTTTACCTGTAGGTGTTCAACGTGGTGTCTTTGATGAAGATCAACTAAGTCTTCAACTAACTTTAGATGTAAGGCTTCAAGAAGTAGCCGTTAAAGAAATAAGTAACCAAGTAAAGAAGTGGAATGCAAAAAAAGGTGTGGTAATCGTAATGGATATAGATACAGGAGAACTTCTGGCATTGGCTTCTACACCAACTTATGACCCTAATAAATATTGGGATTATTCTCCATCTCTCTTTAAAGAGTGGTCAGTGCAAGAATTATTTGAACCTGGTTCTACCTTTAAGCCAATTAACTTGGCATTGGCATTGGAGGAAGGGGTTATAACCCCTAATGGAGAAGTGAATGATGATGGTTTAGTGACAGTAGGAGGATGGCCTCTCTCGAATTGGGATCGAAAGCCTAACGGGATATTGACTTTCCCTGAGGTATTACAAGTCTCAAGCAATGTAGGAATGGTTAAAATTATGAATAAATTGAATGCGAGTAATTATTGGCAATGGTTAAGGCGCTTAGGCATAGATGAAATCCCAGAAACTGATCTGCCAGGAGCAGTTTCTGGGCAAATAAAATCAAAGCAGACTTTTGTAAATCAACCGATAGAACCTGCGGTAGCCTCTTTTGGTCAAGGCTTTTCTATTACTCCGCTTAAACTAGCTCAATTGCATGCTTTGATTGCAAATGGTGGCAGACTTGTGACCCCTCACATCACAAAAGGCCTGAAAGGTGATTATGAGTCGTATTTCAATACTCCTTCAGAATCTAAGCAAGTTTTATCTCCTGAGGTTACAAATACTGTTCTTGGATGGATGGAAACAGTTGTGTCCTTTTACGATGAAAGTGGTATTGAGGTAAATGTTCCTGGCTATCGAATTGGCGGGAAAACAGGGACGGCACAAAAATCGCAAGATGGCTTTAACTATAATTCTAAAATTTGCAGTTTTGTTGCAAGTCTTCCTATCGATGATCCCCGCTATGTCGTTTTAGCAGTTATTGATGAGCCTCAAAGACCAAATGCCTATGGATCAACTGTAGCTCTCCCTGTGGCAAAAAAAATTATTGAGACTTTGCTTGTGATAGAAAAAATCCCTCCAAGTATTTCTAAAAAAGAACATTTAGCTATCAAAAGCTAA
- the frr gene encoding ribosome recycling factor, whose protein sequence is MSNQELKTTMSKSVEAAQRNFNTIRTGRANTSLLDRISVEYYGSETPLKSLATITTPDSQTIAIQPFDLSSLASIEKAIATSDLGFTPNNDGKIIRINVPPLTEERRKEFCKLASKYAEEGKVALRNIRRDAIERVKKSEKDGDLSEDQSRDEQETIQKETDNFIKDIEKKLSEKEAEILKV, encoded by the coding sequence ATGTCAAATCAAGAACTAAAAACCACAATGAGCAAATCTGTAGAAGCAGCTCAAAGGAATTTCAATACCATCAGGACCGGAAGAGCAAACACCTCTTTATTAGACAGAATATCAGTTGAATACTACGGGTCTGAAACTCCACTAAAGTCACTTGCAACCATCACAACTCCTGACTCTCAAACGATAGCAATTCAACCCTTTGACCTGAGCTCATTAGCTTCCATCGAAAAAGCGATTGCAACAAGTGATCTAGGTTTTACTCCAAACAATGATGGCAAAATAATTCGTATCAATGTTCCACCTTTAACTGAAGAGCGTAGAAAAGAATTTTGCAAACTTGCATCTAAATATGCAGAAGAAGGAAAAGTTGCCCTAAGAAATATACGCCGTGATGCAATAGAGAGAGTCAAAAAATCCGAAAAGGATGGTGATCTCTCCGAAGATCAAAGCAGAGATGAACAGGAAACAATTCAGAAAGAGACGGATAATTTTATTAAAGATATTGAAAAAAAACTATCAGAAAAAGAAGCTGAAATTTTAAAAGTTTGA